From the genome of Vibrio orientalis CIP 102891 = ATCC 33934:
AGTACGATCGCTTAATGGCAGAGTCAAAAAGCCTCAGTGACCCATCAGCAGAGTACATTGCCGCAGAGAAATTGCTTATCGAAGATATGGCTATCATCCCTATGTATCGCAATGGTAACGATCAATACCTGATTAAAGCGCACGTAGGTGGCTATGAGCGCACCAACCCAGAATCTTCATACTACCGCAAAAACGTTTACGTTATGGCCCGTTAATTGGGACGGTTTGCCCGCACCTCGAAGTCCTCGTAGGTTGCGGGCTTTTTTCTAAGGAAAGGATAGGTCATGTTGCTGTATATTCTTCGCCGCTTGCTGATTGCAGTGCCTACGCTGTTGTTTATCGCGCTAGTCTCATTTTGGCTGATGCACATCGCACCCGGTGGCCCCTTCGATATGGAGCGCCCAATGCCAGAAGTGGTACGCGCCAATATTGAAGCTAAGTTCCATCTTAACGAACCTTTTATCATTCAGTTTTTTATCTACATTGGTAACTTCATTCAAGGCGATTTAGGGCCAAGCTTTGTTTATCAAGATTTTAGTGTTACCGAGTTAGTCAGCCAGTCATGGCCTGTTTCGGCTGTACTTGGCGTGATTTCATTTTGTATTTCCGTACCGTTAGGCATGGTACTGGGCACCATTGCTGCACTTAATCGTAATGGCAAGCTCGACTACTTACTGATGTCACTTTCAATGACCGGCGTAGTGATCCCCGCGTTTGTATTGGCACCTGTATTAGTCACGATCTTCTCTATCCATTTAGGCTGGCTACCTGCTGGTGGCTGGGAAGGTGGCAAGCTGGCCTTTCTGGTTCTCCCGGTGCTCAGTCTTGCCATTGGTTCAGTCGCGAGTATCGCTCGTGTTATGCGCGGCGCCATGATCGAAACGCTCAATCAACCCTATATTCGCACAGCCAAAGCCAAAGGCCTTTCCACCAGCTACATATTATTCCATCACGCACTGCGTCCATCTCTGATCCCAATTATTGCCATGCTTGGCCCAAGCTTTGTTGCCGTGGTGACCGGTTCCGTGATTATCGACATTTTCTTTAGCACAGGCGGAATGGGACAGCATTTTGTCTCTGGCGCGCTTAACCGTGACTACGGCTTAGTCATGGGCATTACTTTGATCGTCGCAGCACTAACGATCTTCTTTAACTTGGTGGTCGACATTCTTTATACCGTCATCGACCCGCGCATTCGTGTTTAGGAGGTAGCGAATGTTAACCAAACAAATTGATGCTAAGGAGCTGGCAGACCAAATGAGCTCCAACATTGAAGCAGTTGAAGGTCGAAGCCTATGGCAAGATGCATGGGCGCGATTTCGTAAAAATCGCGCTGCGATGACCTCAATCTATGTCTTAATGTTCATTGTTTTATGCATTGTTTTTGGCCCTCATTTGGCTTCTTTCGGTCATGATGAGATTGACTGGAACGTGGTCGCCGATCCTTATGAACTCGGCAAACCATCAATCAGCTCCGGTCACTATTTTGGTACCGATGACCTCGGCCAAGATATCTTCGCCCGAACTATGCAAGGTGGCCGGCTCTCTATCATGGTTGGATTTATGGGCGCATTGGTTGCCGTAGTTATTGGTACCGCTTGGGGCGCGCTCTCTGGCTACCTTGGCGGCATGGTTGATAGCACCATGATGCGCATTATTGAAGTGCTCGACTCTGTTCCTTTTATGTTCTTGGTGATCCTATTTGTCACTCTATTTGGCAACAATATCTATCTCATTTTCGTTGTGATAGGCATGGTCTCTTGGCTTGGCATCGCCCGAGTAGTACGTGGCGTCACCTTCAGCATTAAGAAGCGCGAATTCATTGAAGCGGCCCATTCGATTGGGGTCTCTCGACTGACCATTGTTCGTCGCCATGTATTGCCTAACGTACTTGGCATCGTGATGGTTTACTCGTCGCTGATGGTACCTGGCTTCATCATGTTTGAGTCCTTCCTAAGCTTCTTAGGCCTAGGGGTTCAGCCGCCTGATACTAGCTGGGGCATTCTAATCGCCGAAGGGGCGAAAACCATTGATGTCGCCCTATGGCAGTTAGTGTTCCCGTCCATCTTTCTTGTCGCCACGCTGTTTTGCTTTAACTTTATTGGTGACGGCTTACGTGACGCACTTGATCCGAAAGATCGCTAAGGAGTAGTGATGAGTATTCTTTCAATAAACAATATGAACGTACGCTTTCAAACCCCTGACGGTTTGGTCCAAGCGGTTAGCGATCTTTCTTACTCAATCAAGCAAGGTGAAACGCTCGGTATTGTCGGCGAGTCTGGTTCAGGCAAAAGCCAATCGGTGTTCGCGTTGATGGGGTTAACCGCAGACAACGGCGTGGTGACAGGTGAAGCCAATTTCCACGGTGAAAACCTCCTCACAATGTCGAAAAAACAGCTCAATCACATTCGCGCCGAGAAGATTGGCATGATCTTCCAAGACCCAATGACCTCGCTTAACCCATTTATGAAAGTCGGTAAGC
Proteins encoded in this window:
- the oppB gene encoding oligopeptide ABC transporter permease OppB gives rise to the protein MLLYILRRLLIAVPTLLFIALVSFWLMHIAPGGPFDMERPMPEVVRANIEAKFHLNEPFIIQFFIYIGNFIQGDLGPSFVYQDFSVTELVSQSWPVSAVLGVISFCISVPLGMVLGTIAALNRNGKLDYLLMSLSMTGVVIPAFVLAPVLVTIFSIHLGWLPAGGWEGGKLAFLVLPVLSLAIGSVASIARVMRGAMIETLNQPYIRTAKAKGLSTSYILFHHALRPSLIPIIAMLGPSFVAVVTGSVIIDIFFSTGGMGQHFVSGALNRDYGLVMGITLIVAALTIFFNLVVDILYTVIDPRIRV
- a CDS encoding ABC transporter permease subunit, translated to MLTKQIDAKELADQMSSNIEAVEGRSLWQDAWARFRKNRAAMTSIYVLMFIVLCIVFGPHLASFGHDEIDWNVVADPYELGKPSISSGHYFGTDDLGQDIFARTMQGGRLSIMVGFMGALVAVVIGTAWGALSGYLGGMVDSTMMRIIEVLDSVPFMFLVILFVTLFGNNIYLIFVVIGMVSWLGIARVVRGVTFSIKKREFIEAAHSIGVSRLTIVRRHVLPNVLGIVMVYSSLMVPGFIMFESFLSFLGLGVQPPDTSWGILIAEGAKTIDVALWQLVFPSIFLVATLFCFNFIGDGLRDALDPKDR